A genomic window from Candidatus Zixiibacteriota bacterium includes:
- the gcvT gene encoding glycine cleavage system aminomethyltransferase GcvT: MSDAQQLIKTPFYDFHVAAGAKMVPFAGFNMPVQYKGITAEHLAVRENIGLFDLSHMGEFEVTGSDALAFLQKTTTNDVSSLKVGEIQYSCMPLPTGGIVDDLLVYRLPESYFLVVNASNIDKDFEWLQSQLFGDVSLENRSDDFGLLAIQGPNAQKLMSQLTDYDLDNMRYYTCATAKVAGVKILFSRTGYTGEDGFEMYIPPQHATTLFNAVMEKGKPMGLELIGLGARDSLRLEMKMALYGNDIDETTSPIEAGLGWIVSFDKDFIGRDIILRQKEEKPKRRLVCLELEGKVFPRHGYDIFDGDAMVGSVTSGTFSPSLQKPIALGYVPTDKSKIGSTVDIDIRSKRFPATVVKPPFYKHGTHK, translated from the coding sequence ATGTCTGACGCACAACAACTGATTAAAACCCCGTTTTACGATTTCCATGTCGCCGCCGGCGCCAAAATGGTCCCTTTTGCCGGTTTCAATATGCCCGTTCAGTATAAGGGAATTACCGCCGAGCATCTCGCGGTGAGAGAAAATATCGGCCTGTTCGACCTGTCCCACATGGGTGAGTTCGAGGTCACGGGCTCGGATGCCCTGGCGTTTCTCCAGAAAACCACCACCAACGATGTCTCCTCCCTCAAAGTAGGCGAAATACAGTATAGCTGCATGCCTTTGCCAACCGGCGGGATAGTCGATGACCTTCTGGTCTATCGCCTGCCGGAAAGCTATTTCCTGGTGGTCAATGCCTCCAACATCGACAAAGACTTCGAGTGGCTCCAGTCGCAGCTTTTTGGCGATGTTAGTCTGGAAAACCGCTCAGATGATTTCGGCCTGCTGGCTATTCAGGGGCCAAACGCCCAGAAGCTCATGTCACAGTTGACCGATTACGACCTCGACAACATGAGATATTATACCTGCGCCACAGCCAAAGTGGCGGGGGTTAAGATTCTGTTTTCCCGTACGGGATACACCGGCGAGGATGGCTTCGAGATGTATATCCCTCCGCAACACGCCACGACGCTCTTCAACGCCGTTATGGAAAAAGGCAAGCCGATGGGGCTGGAGCTTATCGGTTTGGGAGCCCGCGACAGCTTGAGACTCGAGATGAAGATGGCGCTCTATGGCAACGACATCGACGAGACCACCTCCCCCATCGAGGCCGGACTGGGCTGGATTGTATCGTTCGACAAAGACTTCATCGGCAGAGATATAATTTTGCGCCAGAAAGAAGAGAAGCCGAAGCGGCGGCTGGTTTGTCTGGAACTCGAGGGGAAAGTATTCCCGCGTCACGGCTATGATATTTTCGATGGTGACGCCATGGTCGGGAGTGTTACTTCGGGGACTTTCTCCCCGTCGCTTCAGAAACCAATAGCGCTCGGCTATGTTCCAACGGACAAAAGCAAAATAGGGTCAACCGTGGATATTGATATACGAAGCAAGAGATTCCCCGCGACCGTCGTGAAACCTCCATTTTATAAACACGGCACACATAAGTAG
- a CDS encoding tetratricopeptide repeat protein, with product MLKRYLFVLGIMIMVVWPVLRSGQLYGAEYEGKALSHTEGGTSISFDAPFRHAVDLYTNGSYDEVLTYVREIQAKDPSELRYLSLEVAAGILSSDPESYLESVYADSATNLSSQLRPVILQNQLGRPREAWSAVGDLVTNYPDECWVAYWAGIIAESLGKDSLALAYWDLSSQNSVCYWRSLREVIALRAKRGETDLADSLTGELYKHEDYRSSAITIRAWAKGLGGDWEEALSMLSSGYDSLGEPDLVTNLANVYYFLGRHNESIAVLEQALKKWPLNKTLICQLAETYAEVGLVDTALSLIVGLKPIHLAFHECDVLQSIALAVNDTLAIRKSSHSLISANFNNIYSGAVYLGWLNSRGASSEADSIFKSLVGSCSPIAEAQYRITHLVADNPRRALDVYDSVMTGIERYDGAMGTRINLLFAAGESEYAEKLASQYLEKFPGDVRILKTIVTQEYGAGHRTRALAWLNTWDSMAPGDCTSAEIRAIIYLDQGRMDEASEIIESLFQQYPFKAYEVYLFGMLCGFEKNDRLREIATRYLASGIHSGAQAIELASALSVLEEHDTADSILAHALTLHPNSAHLYYSRGWVAKTAGKYQLAQVYFQRALELDPSDQRYQGALVGATMESTTLDSAVVMGQPDTVGLARLSVDSVLALSASRKVEPGEYGGVVLHEKIQHIYRDRNRSLYRVHQVTQLCSSMATQWYGVLSMPFTAYLYTPHLILARTILSSGETIELKPSQVRITSPPVDVEGADMSDLRMLSFTFPAADSGAIVEFIVQFEGRDNRPQDLYMDELLSDLDPAIEREIELVVPSSWPILYEHFGDCEFSILEDEALATYRWRANNVDRLWWEENAPPISEVADGVRAGYKQSWQDVASSTWSIMSPKIEINSQIVDLARRISGRATKRDEKIAALFRFVADSIRYVAVEYGTGSHVPRLPSEVIVNRYGDCKDKVILLISLLKTIGIEAYPMLVASHPAGNRSMTIPTSGIFDHVIAYLPGEMGRFMDPTCTVCETFVLPVEYRGQQGLVLKGQGDQPLLSTPELTPNDDALGRRIRIFAQPQGGARIDVQVTFGGLTAAVLKSNIGNASATEARQFIEFQSCTGIWPEARMIGYDHHGFTDPGYTVGWNAEVRVDSAFLPGYSSCEVPLSFGSLDVMVDIPDTTDRLLDVWFESPKRVRDEFVIIPGPDWELDGFCLPWSMDTTWFAASMDAVEFADSIEIAVEFTLKTSRVPVAELAGFVESVCEVKRLVKSRSVKFRRQLDNRKLTTLQEALVDSPNDVSILVSLANTYLGRDNGGSGCRGKENRAEAKKLLSRALQVNPDNDMLTMRLALLHMQDGLFLSADSAIRAFAALRNGSLPTMLNMLMVGVSTELGDFEDALERLETIMTQAPSDQFRTVMVKLYCQTAKFDDARRQVDLMKKLGSDAGQLARAEFYFCLYTDNIAGAEAVLKRWQTTLITSTLAAMKTELYDRMEDWSGGSKEFRKLLDSEPDNHAYLNAFAWYLGLADSNLTEAFEAINRAIDLVGGCHATYSNTRGLIYLKMGSVALAEKDFTESLEYQGVEARATNYFFLGECCLAKNELGLAKQYYSKAASAARASWIVRQASARLNEIEGQAVGSD from the coding sequence GTGCTCAAGAGATACCTTTTCGTTCTAGGCATAATGATAATGGTCGTGTGGCCGGTCCTGCGCTCCGGCCAGTTGTATGGCGCCGAATATGAAGGCAAGGCCTTGTCGCACACCGAGGGAGGCACTTCCATATCTTTTGACGCCCCCTTCAGGCACGCCGTGGATCTATATACAAATGGAAGCTACGACGAGGTCCTGACGTACGTAAGAGAGATTCAAGCGAAAGATCCCAGCGAATTACGATACTTGAGTTTGGAAGTTGCCGCTGGCATTCTTTCGTCCGATCCAGAAAGTTATCTCGAATCTGTCTACGCCGACAGCGCGACCAATCTGTCAAGTCAACTTCGTCCTGTGATTCTTCAGAACCAGTTGGGCAGGCCACGTGAAGCCTGGTCGGCTGTTGGAGATTTGGTAACAAATTATCCCGACGAGTGCTGGGTTGCTTATTGGGCGGGGATTATCGCTGAAAGCCTTGGAAAGGATTCTCTTGCCCTGGCATACTGGGACTTGTCGTCTCAGAATTCGGTTTGCTATTGGAGGAGTCTCCGCGAAGTGATCGCTCTTCGAGCCAAACGGGGAGAGACCGATCTGGCTGATTCTCTGACGGGCGAATTATATAAGCATGAAGATTATCGCTCCAGCGCCATTACGATTCGGGCCTGGGCGAAAGGGCTCGGTGGAGACTGGGAAGAGGCTCTTTCGATGTTATCGTCCGGCTACGACAGCCTCGGTGAACCGGATCTGGTGACAAATTTGGCTAATGTATACTATTTTCTTGGTCGTCACAATGAATCCATAGCGGTTCTTGAGCAGGCCCTTAAGAAATGGCCACTTAATAAGACACTGATCTGCCAGTTGGCCGAAACGTACGCAGAAGTGGGATTGGTTGATACAGCTTTAAGCTTGATAGTAGGCTTGAAACCCATCCACTTGGCCTTCCACGAGTGCGATGTCCTGCAAAGTATCGCACTTGCGGTGAATGATACTTTGGCCATCAGGAAGTCATCTCACTCTTTGATCAGTGCCAACTTTAACAACATCTATTCAGGGGCGGTCTATCTTGGATGGTTAAATTCGCGGGGCGCCTCAAGCGAAGCAGACTCTATATTTAAATCCCTGGTTGGCTCCTGTTCTCCGATTGCCGAGGCGCAGTACCGAATTACACATTTGGTCGCAGATAATCCCAGGCGCGCTCTCGACGTATATGATTCGGTGATGACCGGGATAGAGCGGTATGATGGCGCAATGGGAACCCGCATAAATCTACTCTTTGCCGCCGGGGAGTCTGAATACGCTGAGAAATTGGCTTCGCAGTATTTGGAAAAATTCCCCGGCGACGTGCGGATACTCAAAACCATTGTGACCCAGGAGTACGGAGCGGGGCACAGAACGCGTGCTCTTGCATGGTTGAACACGTGGGATAGTATGGCCCCCGGCGATTGCACATCAGCGGAAATTCGCGCAATAATCTATCTCGATCAGGGACGAATGGATGAAGCCTCCGAGATAATCGAATCGCTCTTTCAACAATATCCGTTCAAAGCCTACGAAGTCTATCTCTTTGGAATGCTTTGTGGCTTTGAGAAGAATGACCGCCTGAGAGAAATCGCCACACGTTACCTTGCCTCAGGGATTCACTCCGGTGCCCAGGCCATAGAGTTGGCCTCCGCTCTTTCTGTCCTGGAAGAACACGATACAGCGGATAGCATCTTGGCTCATGCCTTGACTCTTCATCCAAACTCCGCGCATCTTTACTATTCCCGAGGCTGGGTAGCAAAGACGGCAGGCAAGTACCAGCTGGCACAGGTTTATTTTCAACGCGCCCTGGAGCTTGATCCTTCCGACCAGCGGTATCAGGGTGCGCTCGTTGGTGCAACCATGGAATCAACGACTCTTGACTCAGCAGTTGTTATGGGACAGCCCGACACCGTTGGTCTGGCCAGGCTGAGTGTCGATTCGGTACTTGCTTTATCGGCTAGCCGCAAGGTCGAACCCGGTGAGTATGGCGGCGTGGTTCTCCACGAAAAAATCCAACACATTTATCGCGATCGGAATCGCAGTCTGTATCGAGTCCATCAGGTCACTCAATTGTGTTCCTCGATGGCAACACAGTGGTACGGTGTCCTGTCGATGCCTTTCACCGCTTACTTGTATACTCCTCATCTTATCCTGGCCAGGACTATCCTGTCGAGCGGTGAGACGATTGAACTCAAGCCCAGCCAGGTTAGGATAACGTCTCCTCCGGTAGACGTGGAGGGCGCCGACATGTCGGACTTGCGGATGTTATCGTTTACGTTCCCGGCAGCTGACAGCGGCGCTATAGTCGAATTTATCGTGCAATTTGAGGGCCGGGACAATCGACCGCAGGATTTGTACATGGATGAACTTCTATCGGATCTCGATCCGGCCATTGAGCGTGAGATCGAACTGGTAGTCCCGAGCTCCTGGCCTATACTGTATGAACATTTCGGAGACTGTGAGTTTAGCATTCTGGAAGATGAAGCTCTGGCAACTTATCGGTGGCGAGCCAACAATGTCGACCGACTCTGGTGGGAAGAGAACGCACCACCTATCTCCGAAGTTGCGGACGGGGTTCGAGCCGGTTACAAACAATCCTGGCAGGATGTGGCATCATCGACGTGGAGCATTATGTCTCCCAAGATTGAGATAAACTCTCAAATTGTGGATCTTGCTCGGAGAATCTCAGGGCGAGCGACGAAGCGAGATGAAAAGATCGCGGCCCTGTTCAGGTTTGTAGCTGACAGTATCCGCTATGTCGCCGTGGAGTACGGAACCGGATCCCACGTTCCTCGGTTGCCTTCAGAGGTCATCGTCAACAGATACGGGGACTGTAAGGACAAGGTGATACTTCTTATATCACTGCTAAAGACCATAGGAATCGAGGCTTATCCAATGTTGGTGGCAAGCCACCCGGCGGGCAACCGTTCGATGACCATCCCGACTTCCGGAATATTTGATCACGTAATCGCCTATTTGCCGGGTGAGATGGGTCGATTCATGGACCCCACGTGCACGGTGTGTGAGACCTTCGTTCTTCCCGTGGAATATAGGGGGCAACAGGGTCTGGTGCTGAAGGGACAGGGGGATCAACCGCTCCTGTCGACGCCCGAACTGACTCCGAATGACGATGCGCTGGGTAGAAGAATCAGGATATTCGCTCAACCTCAGGGAGGAGCCCGAATCGATGTCCAAGTCACCTTCGGCGGTCTCACGGCAGCGGTACTGAAGAGCAATATCGGTAACGCGAGTGCCACTGAGGCTCGTCAGTTTATCGAATTCCAGAGCTGTACAGGGATCTGGCCCGAAGCCAGAATGATTGGCTACGACCACCACGGATTCACGGATCCCGGATACACTGTCGGCTGGAACGCCGAAGTACGTGTCGACAGCGCATTCTTGCCGGGCTACTCGTCTTGTGAGGTTCCGCTGTCCTTCGGCAGTCTCGATGTCATGGTCGATATTCCCGATACGACCGACCGGTTACTCGATGTTTGGTTTGAATCACCAAAGAGAGTCAGGGACGAATTTGTGATTATCCCGGGGCCGGACTGGGAACTTGATGGTTTCTGTCTGCCATGGAGTATGGACACAACTTGGTTCGCAGCCTCGATGGACGCGGTGGAGTTCGCCGACTCGATTGAGATTGCAGTTGAGTTCACCCTGAAAACGAGCCGCGTTCCTGTGGCCGAGTTGGCTGGCTTTGTCGAATCGGTGTGCGAAGTGAAGCGACTGGTGAAAAGCCGAAGTGTCAAATTCCGAAGACAGTTGGATAACCGGAAATTGACCACGCTTCAAGAGGCCTTGGTAGATTCTCCGAATGATGTTTCGATTTTGGTTTCGCTTGCCAATACTTATCTCGGGCGGGATAACGGCGGCAGTGGCTGTCGTGGGAAGGAAAACCGTGCAGAAGCGAAGAAACTCTTGTCTCGTGCTCTCCAGGTGAATCCGGATAATGATATGCTGACTATGCGCTTGGCTCTGCTGCATATGCAGGATGGTCTATTTCTCTCAGCAGACTCGGCAATCCGAGCATTTGCCGCACTAAGGAATGGTTCGCTGCCGACGATGCTGAACATGCTAATGGTCGGGGTGTCGACAGAACTGGGCGATTTTGAGGATGCCCTCGAAAGGCTGGAGACTATAATGACACAGGCCCCTTCGGACCAATTTCGCACTGTTATGGTCAAATTGTATTGTCAGACTGCAAAATTCGATGATGCCCGCAGGCAGGTCGACCTGATGAAGAAACTCGGTTCAGATGCTGGTCAACTGGCGAGAGCGGAGTTCTATTTCTGTCTTTATACCGACAATATTGCCGGAGCCGAGGCCGTGCTCAAACGCTGGCAGACGACACTTATCACCTCGACACTGGCGGCCATGAAAACAGAACTCTATGATCGTATGGAAGACTGGAGTGGGGGCAGTAAAGAGTTCAGGAAATTGCTGGATTCAGAACCGGACAATCATGCATATCTCAACGCTTTTGCCTGGTATCTGGGATTGGCAGACTCCAACTTGACGGAAGCGTTTGAAGCTATAAACAGGGCAATTGACCTCGTCGGCGGCTGCCACGCGACATATTCCAATACGCGGGGTTTGATCTACCTGAAAATGGGCAGTGTTGCTTTAGCGGAAAAGGATTTTACTGAGTCCCTGGAATATCAGGGAGTTGAGGCGCGTGCGACCAACTACTTCTTCTTGGGAGAATGTTGCCTGGCAAAGAACGAACTCGGCCTCGCAAAACAGTATTACTCCAAAGCGGCTAGTGCAGCGCGGGCGAGTTGGATTGTCCGCCAGGCTTCCGCTCGTCTCAACGAGATTGAGGGTCAAGCGGTCGGCTCTGATTAG
- a CDS encoding ABC-F family ATP-binding cassette domain-containing protein: MTLLAAEKLSKRFNDQVIFDDVSFTVKTGDRIGLVGKNGSGKTTLFDLLVGYQQCDSGTINKSRRCLIDYAEQDKTELLQHSLFDYVASARQDLLDLRRKIAHLEEHLASRPSDQSTLAELGHLQNRYEHEGGFGFENEIKTILLGLSFPVERHKDLLVNFSGGEKNRAGLARILAGKGNLLLLDEPTNHLDIESTLWLEDYLTKTDKAYIVVSHDRAFLQNTVQAVWEIQSAKIDTYVGTFEKYLSERAERRRLHEHRYRHQQEEILRLEDYVRRNMAGQKTKQAQSKLKYLQRIKRLPPPKTDGRGPTIRVQSSGRSYAHVLAVDDVAVGYGDTTVVTNVSFDLYRGDRVGLIGANGSGKTTLLKTLIGELGPIQGDIKLGNNVDVAYFDQELTDLDPDRTVLENLWEVDPTAEMGTIRSFLGRFGFTGDDSLKKVAMLSGGEKTKLSLARLLYHPANFIIFDEPTNHLDIVSREVLEEALGAYDGSLLIVSHDRYFLDKVVNKIIYVRNGSISIYSGNYSFFREKTERMAAEAAPDRKPKSKQSYFEFKEKSRQRSRLKKDIQSTRSKIADLEKEVAALTEAIDHGIPRSDWEKLAESTERKNALEDEILRLYHKLDELEAVDLD, translated from the coding sequence ATGACCCTCCTTGCGGCCGAAAAACTCAGCAAACGGTTCAACGATCAAGTCATCTTCGATGATGTCTCTTTCACCGTCAAGACCGGCGACCGGATTGGCCTCGTGGGCAAAAACGGCAGCGGCAAAACCACTCTCTTCGATTTGCTGGTTGGTTATCAGCAGTGCGATTCAGGGACGATCAACAAAAGCCGCAGGTGCCTGATAGATTATGCCGAGCAGGACAAGACGGAACTTCTCCAGCACAGTCTGTTTGACTACGTTGCTTCGGCTCGACAGGACCTGCTCGACCTTCGTCGGAAAATCGCTCATCTCGAAGAACATCTTGCCAGTCGCCCCTCGGATCAGTCAACTCTTGCCGAGTTGGGGCATCTTCAAAATCGATACGAGCATGAGGGCGGGTTCGGATTCGAAAACGAAATCAAGACTATACTGCTCGGGCTGAGTTTCCCCGTCGAGCGCCATAAAGATTTGCTGGTCAATTTCTCCGGCGGCGAGAAGAACCGGGCCGGTCTTGCCCGCATTCTGGCCGGGAAGGGCAACCTGCTGCTTTTGGACGAACCGACCAACCATCTGGATATCGAATCGACACTCTGGCTCGAGGATTACCTGACCAAGACCGATAAAGCCTATATCGTTGTCTCGCACGATCGCGCTTTCCTTCAGAATACCGTGCAGGCGGTGTGGGAGATTCAGTCCGCCAAAATTGATACTTATGTGGGGACTTTCGAAAAGTATCTAAGCGAGCGGGCCGAGCGCCGACGCCTTCACGAACACCGCTACCGCCACCAGCAGGAGGAAATCCTCAGGCTCGAAGACTACGTCAGGCGCAACATGGCCGGCCAGAAAACCAAGCAGGCTCAGTCGAAACTGAAGTACCTTCAGCGCATCAAACGCCTCCCCCCGCCAAAGACCGATGGCCGCGGACCGACTATCAGAGTACAGTCATCCGGCCGCTCTTACGCTCATGTTCTGGCGGTTGACGATGTAGCGGTCGGTTATGGCGACACCACCGTTGTAACGAATGTCAGTTTCGATCTCTACCGCGGTGACCGGGTCGGACTTATTGGCGCCAACGGTTCGGGCAAAACGACCCTGCTCAAGACACTCATTGGGGAACTGGGGCCTATACAGGGTGATATCAAACTCGGTAACAATGTCGATGTGGCTTATTTCGATCAGGAGCTTACGGATCTCGATCCCGACCGCACCGTGCTGGAAAACCTCTGGGAGGTTGACCCGACTGCGGAGATGGGGACTATCCGGTCGTTTCTGGGGAGATTCGGCTTTACGGGTGATGATTCACTTAAGAAAGTGGCCATGTTGTCCGGCGGCGAGAAGACCAAACTCTCTCTGGCCAGGCTATTATATCATCCCGCCAACTTCATAATATTCGACGAGCCTACCAACCATCTGGATATAGTATCGCGCGAGGTTCTCGAGGAAGCGCTCGGTGCATATGACGGCAGCCTCCTGATAGTCAGCCATGACCGTTATTTCCTCGATAAGGTAGTGAATAAAATAATTTATGTCCGCAACGGTTCGATAAGCATTTACAGCGGCAACTATTCGTTCTTCCGCGAAAAGACCGAGCGGATGGCTGCCGAAGCGGCTCCGGACAGGAAGCCGAAATCGAAGCAATCTTATTTCGAGTTCAAGGAGAAATCCCGCCAACGCTCACGGCTCAAAAAAGACATTCAATCGACCCGCTCCAAAATAGCCGATCTTGAAAAGGAAGTTGCCGCCCTTACCGAGGCGATTGACCATGGCATCCCGCGCTCGGATTGGGAGAAACTGGCTGAAAGCACCGAGCGCAAAAATGCACTGGAAGATGAGATACTGCGGTTGTATCATAAGCTGGACGAGTTGGAGGCTGTGGACCTTGATTAA
- a CDS encoding BatA domain-containing protein: MFNFLNSTVLFAAAAALIPLIIHLFSKRKVKVIEFSSLKHLKAMQRRQVRRLKIRQLLLLIIRMLIILLVVLAFARPTTRSGAVGSHASVSAVVLLDNSASMNRYVVDGNLFDIAKNRARKLLETFGESDEVHLVALAGTDTGLEATDFTSPVIAIEQLDQISPAFDDAAMTEGLKQAAELLGSAVNVNKELYIVTDRQRSSLPDSAVLTDLPASVYFVDLPIEPNDNLGITQLDFGGQLILPGHDFTVTAKVKNYSENAQQDIIASLFIDGNRVAQSDFDAPAGDETPVRFTRSVSTTGFHSGYVELSDDKYQGDNRYYFSFRIPERSNLLIIDGDHTGGLLSLALAPSNDINQYWSVKVAEPQNLSGVNFWEYDVIFLAGAPPLPETYAQRIKAFVGQGRSLLITYGPESDTGLFNSTWSGLTGVVYDQPVPRTFTRAGYYSLGSFEMAHPIFSVFNFTDNRPPEIKFYTLPRMRTVPGARTLMRFTGDRPALVESRYITGRVLTFTAPLDARFSDLTGHAFFVPFISRIAEYLAADLSAYDLRLYCGTNLTRTISVKGALATSMQLIAPDSSQYAIAPQEQDGSLVLRITQAGIPGIYHIVYAGREIDRLAVNIDPQESDLTSVDTDQFAMAAGAPGMKVLPDDAEMAAVISEFRFGRELWPIFVWLALLFIAAEILLSRGTRVEEQP, encoded by the coding sequence ATGTTCAATTTCCTGAATTCAACGGTACTCTTTGCCGCCGCGGCGGCGTTGATACCGTTGATTATCCATCTGTTCTCGAAAAGAAAAGTCAAAGTCATCGAGTTCTCGTCGCTCAAGCATCTGAAGGCGATGCAGCGGCGGCAGGTGAGGCGGCTCAAGATAAGGCAGCTTCTGCTGCTCATCATCCGCATGCTGATAATTCTGCTCGTGGTGCTTGCCTTTGCCCGGCCAACGACACGATCCGGTGCGGTTGGCTCGCATGCCTCGGTGTCAGCCGTGGTGTTACTTGACAACTCGGCCTCGATGAATCGTTATGTGGTCGACGGTAACCTGTTTGATATCGCCAAAAACCGTGCCCGCAAGCTGCTTGAGACCTTTGGTGAATCCGACGAGGTTCACCTTGTCGCTCTGGCCGGAACCGACACCGGTCTTGAAGCGACAGACTTCACATCGCCGGTTATAGCAATCGAGCAGCTCGATCAGATTTCGCCGGCATTCGATGATGCCGCTATGACTGAAGGTTTAAAGCAGGCCGCGGAGCTTCTCGGCAGCGCTGTCAACGTCAACAAGGAACTCTATATCGTAACGGACCGACAGCGCAGCAGTCTCCCCGACAGCGCCGTCTTAACTGACCTGCCGGCATCGGTCTATTTCGTTGACCTTCCTATTGAGCCAAACGACAACCTCGGCATCACCCAGCTGGACTTCGGCGGACAACTTATCCTTCCGGGTCATGATTTCACCGTAACGGCCAAAGTGAAAAATTACTCCGAAAATGCTCAGCAGGATATCATCGCGTCGTTGTTTATCGACGGCAACAGGGTGGCCCAGAGCGATTTCGACGCTCCTGCCGGCGATGAAACTCCTGTCAGATTCACCCGCTCCGTTTCCACCACCGGGTTCCATTCCGGATACGTTGAGCTTTCTGATGATAAGTATCAGGGCGATAATCGTTACTATTTCAGTTTCCGCATCCCCGAGAGATCGAACCTGCTTATCATAGACGGTGACCACACCGGCGGCCTTCTTTCGCTCGCCCTGGCGCCATCAAACGACATCAACCAGTACTGGTCAGTGAAAGTGGCCGAGCCTCAGAATCTGTCTGGTGTCAATTTCTGGGAGTACGATGTAATCTTTCTCGCCGGCGCTCCCCCGCTGCCGGAAACGTATGCCCAGCGCATCAAAGCCTTTGTCGGACAGGGACGGTCGTTGCTCATCACCTATGGACCCGAATCTGATACGGGACTTTTCAACTCGACCTGGTCGGGTCTGACCGGCGTCGTTTACGATCAGCCGGTTCCAAGGACCTTCACCCGGGCCGGGTATTACTCTCTGGGATCGTTCGAAATGGCTCATCCGATATTCTCCGTGTTCAATTTCACGGACAACCGTCCGCCGGAAATAAAATTCTATACCCTGCCCCGAATGCGCACCGTGCCCGGCGCTCGAACACTCATGAGATTTACCGGCGACCGACCGGCTCTGGTCGAGTCGCGGTATATCACCGGGAGAGTTCTCACATTCACGGCGCCGCTTGACGCCCGCTTCTCGGACCTGACCGGTCATGCCTTTTTCGTGCCGTTCATATCGAGGATCGCCGAGTATCTGGCCGCTGATCTTTCGGCCTATGACCTTCGGCTTTACTGCGGAACGAATCTGACCAGGACAATCTCGGTCAAGGGCGCGCTGGCTACCTCGATGCAGCTGATTGCGCCTGACTCCAGCCAGTACGCCATAGCGCCGCAGGAGCAGGATGGCTCGCTGGTGCTGCGGATCACACAGGCGGGCATTCCGGGCATCTATCACATTGTGTACGCAGGACGTGAAATCGACCGCTTGGCGGTGAATATTGATCCGCAGGAATCCGATCTCACCTCTGTCGATACTGACCAGTTCGCTATGGCGGCAGGCGCGCCGGGGATGAAAGTGTTGCCCGATGATGCGGAGATGGCTGCGGTTATCTCGGAGTTTCGTTTCGGCCGCGAACTCTGGCCGATCTTTGTCTGGCTGGCGCTGCTTTTTATTGCCGCGGAGATTCTGCTTTCGCGAGGTACCCGCGTTGAGGAGCAGCCATGA
- a CDS encoding 2-phosphosulfolactate phosphatase, which translates to MKIDLYLTPVPLSKATTAKKAVVVIDVLRSSTSICAALAAGARGVIPTPGPGEAGEMWTKIGGDMAVLAGERKGVKIENFQVGNSPAEFTAATVGDKFVIMTTTNGTGLFVKTHNANPVISCGLTNVSVVADRLAKENKDTIIACAGRDGHFSIEDTICGGMLIDLLMEKHKAQLIQNDAASLALLLYRTNKGRIKQTIAEGEHGRFLASIGFADDVAVASATDSMPVLPVLKDGRLVLETDQN; encoded by the coding sequence ATGAAGATAGACCTCTATCTGACACCGGTGCCGCTGAGTAAAGCCACGACCGCTAAAAAGGCGGTTGTTGTGATCGATGTACTTCGTTCCTCAACATCGATCTGCGCTGCTCTTGCCGCCGGCGCCCGGGGCGTTATACCGACGCCGGGGCCCGGAGAGGCGGGTGAGATGTGGACCAAGATTGGCGGCGACATGGCGGTTTTGGCCGGGGAGCGCAAGGGAGTCAAAATCGAGAATTTTCAGGTCGGCAACTCGCCGGCTGAGTTCACCGCCGCGACGGTCGGCGACAAATTCGTCATTATGACCACGACCAACGGTACCGGCCTGTTCGTCAAGACCCACAACGCCAATCCCGTTATCTCCTGCGGCCTGACGAATGTCTCGGTGGTAGCTGATAGACTGGCGAAAGAAAACAAAGACACTATCATCGCCTGTGCTGGCCGCGACGGTCACTTTTCTATCGAGGACACAATCTGCGGCGGCATGTTGATTGACCTCCTGATGGAAAAGCACAAGGCTCAATTGATTCAAAACGATGCTGCCTCGCTGGCGCTGCTGCTGTATCGCACCAACAAAGGCAGGATCAAACAGACCATTGCCGAAGGCGAGCATGGCCGCTTTCTGGCCTCGATTGGCTTTGCCGATGATGTCGCGGTTGCCTCGGCGACTGACTCCATGCCGGTTCTGCCTGTTCTTAAAGACGGGCGGCTGGTGCTGGAAACCGACCAAAACTGA